The following coding sequences are from one Salvia hispanica cultivar TCC Black 2014 chromosome 3, UniMelb_Shisp_WGS_1.0, whole genome shotgun sequence window:
- the LOC125214105 gene encoding glutamine synthetase cytosolic isozyme-like, which translates to MSLLTDLINLNISESTDKIIAEYVWIGGSGMDLRSKARTLSGPVSNPSELPKWNYDGSSTGQAPGEDSEVILYPQAIFRDPFRRGHNILVICDAYTPAGEPIPTNNRHSAAKIFSHPDVVAEVPWYGIEQEYTLLQKEVKWPLGWPVGGFPGPQGPYYCGIGADKAFGREIVDAHYKACLYAGVNISGINGEVMPGQWEFQVGPSVGISAGDELWIARYILERITEIAGVVVSFDPKPIEGDWNGAGAHTNYSTKSMREEGGYEVIKKAIEKLGLRHKEHIAAYGEGNERRLTGKHETADINTFKWGVANRGASIRVGRDTEKEGKGYFEDRRPASNMDPYVVTSMIAETTLLGKQ; encoded by the exons ATGTCGCTTCTTACAGATCTCATCAACCTTAATATCTCAGAATCAACTGACAAGATCATTGCTGAATATGTTTG GATTGGCGGCTCTGGTATGGACCTCAGAAGCAAAGCTAGG ACTCTTTCTGGCCCTGTTAGCAATCCTTCGGAGCTCCCCAAGTGGAACTACGATGGATCTAGCACCGGCCAAGCTCCCGGAGAGGACAGTGAAGTCATCCTATA TCCACAGGCAATTTTCAGGGATCCATTTAGAAGGGGACATAACATTCTG GTCATCTGTGATGCGTATACGCCTGCTGGCGAGCCTATTCCAACGAACAACCGACACAGTGCAGCCAAGATTTTCAGCCATCCTGATGTTGTTGCAGAGGTTCCATG GTATGGTATCGAACAAGAATACACTCTTCTGCAGAAGGAAGTTAAGTGGCCTCTTGGATGGCCCGTTGGTGGTTTCCCTGGACCTCAG GGACCTTATTACTGTGGAATTGGAGCTGACAAAGCCTTCGGACGTGAGATCGTTGATGCACACTACAAGGCCTGCCTTTATGCTGGAGTCAACATCAGTGGCATCAACGGAGAAGTGATGCCTGGCCAG TGGGAATTTCAAGTTGGACCATCAGTTGGCATTTCAGCTGGAGACGAGCTGTGGATAGCTCGCTACATATTGGAG AGGATCACTGAGATTGCTGGAGTCGTTGTGTCGTTCGACCCCAAGCCCATTGAG GGTGATTGGAATGGGGCTGGTGCACACACCAACTACAG CACCAAGTCAATGAGGGAGGAAGGAGGCTACGAAGTCATCAAGAAGGCCATTGAGAAGCTCGGGCTGAGGCACAAAGAGCACATTGCTGCCTATGGGGAGGGCAACGAGCGTCGCCTCACTGGAAAGCACGAAACTGCTGACATCAACACCTTCAAATGG GGTGTTGCTAACCGCGGTGCATCCATCCGTGTGGGGCGTGACACGGAGAAAGAAGGCAAGGGCTACTTTGAGGACAGGCGGCCGGCTTCCAACATGGACCCCTATGTTGTGACCTCGATGATCGCGGAGACCACCCTCCTCGGAAAGCAGTGA